The Paenibacillus sp. RC334 nucleotide sequence ATCCCTGCATTAATCCACAGCAGGGAAGGATCTTTATGCGGAACAAGCGGTGCGCTTGGTTCAATCACATGTCCCTTGCTTTCAAAAAACTCCAGCCATTTGGAGCGGATTTCACTAGCTTTCATATAAGTAGCCTCCTAATTATGGTGTCACTTGTACTTGGCACAGGCCATAAAAAAACAGAAAAACGCCCCTGAACGGATCAGGGACGATTGTATCGCGGTACCACCCTGGTTATCGTCGTCCCCTCTGTACGAAATGCTACATGCGCAAGCTGCGCACCCAACATCTGATTAACGGACGAGCGATCGCCTTGTTTTCACTGGTAACGGGAGCATCCCGGCGGGTTCAGCCCGCACTCCGAAATGAGCTTTCCCTACTGGATAAACACATTTAAACATACTCAATTCAGTATATCCGTGTCATTTAGCCGTGTCAACGCGATTTCAGACGGGGATATGAACGAAATCAGATCGTTTTGCGCTTCACGTAATAAGCAAAAAAATGCTGAAGCGCCACCTTCAAGACCGCCATCACCGGAACCGCTAAAATTAACCCGGTTATTCCCGCTATTTCCCCGCCCACCAGCAGTGCGAAAATGATGGCAATCGGATGCAAATGCAAGGTTCGTCCAACCACCTGGGGAGAAATGACGTTACTTTCCAACACTTGAATACAGGTGTTGACGACTACGACCAGCAGCACCATTTTAAAAGAAACCGTAGAAGCCATTACGACCGCCGGAGCAGCCCCCAAAAACGGGCCTAAATACGGCACGATATTGAATACAGCCACCACTCCTGCCAGCAGCAGCGCATAAGGCATCCCAATCAGCATATATCCGATATAGGCCATCACCCCGATAATGACGCACACCAGCAGTTGTCCGCGCACATAGTTACCGAGCGCCTGATCAATTTCCTTGAGCACCGTTACAATAGCCTTGCGGCGGGATCGCGGGAGATAAGACACAATAGCCCGTTCAAACACATCGAAATCCTTTAAAATATAAAAAATGAGAAACGGCACAATGAACACATTGAACAACATATTGATCATCCCGCCGATGTTGTCCATAAAAGCAGCAATCCCTGTAGCCATCCGATTTTCGAGTTGAAAAAACCACTGATTCATACCTGAGCGTACCCCTTGGGGTAAAATACTTCCATCCATATTCGTCATTAATCCCTGTGCATGCATGGTCAGCTCAGGCAGATGCTCATTCAGTTCATCCAGTTGATCAATAAACATCGGAATCAGGTGCATCAGAATAACGACGAGGCTGCCCAAAAATACAGCATAAATGAGCAGGACGGCTACGCTTCGAGGTACCTTGCGTCCGCCCAGCATATTGACCACAGGATTAAGCACATAGGAAATAATCATCGCCACCGCAAATGGCGCAATAATTGTTTTTAGAAAATCATACAGATGCAAAAACAAAGGCCGAAGCAGCCAGATAAAATATAGAATGACAAGTCCCAGCAGTGTCCATATTCCGTATCGGAACAGCCTGCTTTTCGTTAATTGCTCCATATCGTGCCCCCTTACCGGACTAGCCTCTTCTAAGTATATGCCTGTACCTTTACTTTAATCCTTCCCATAACTGTAGAGGCGCCTTAAATAATGATTATGAAGAAAGAATGAAAACAATTGAAAATGATTAACAAAGTCATTCTATCTGACGATATAAGTACAAAGAACTATTTGAGCTTTCACATTTCTGAATCATCGGGGGTCGTTACATGAACTTAAAAATGAAGCTTATTCTCCTTTTCACCTGTATTGTTATCGTTGCAGCTGGGCCTTTGTCCGTCATTAGCATGACAAGCATT carries:
- a CDS encoding AI-2E family transporter, whose protein sequence is MEQLTKSRLFRYGIWTLLGLVILYFIWLLRPLFLHLYDFLKTIIAPFAVAMIISYVLNPVVNMLGGRKVPRSVAVLLIYAVFLGSLVVILMHLIPMFIDQLDELNEHLPELTMHAQGLMTNMDGSILPQGVRSGMNQWFFQLENRMATGIAAFMDNIGGMINMLFNVFIVPFLIFYILKDFDVFERAIVSYLPRSRRKAIVTVLKEIDQALGNYVRGQLLVCVIIGVMAYIGYMLIGMPYALLLAGVVAVFNIVPYLGPFLGAAPAVVMASTVSFKMVLLVVVVNTCIQVLESNVISPQVVGRTLHLHPIAIIFALLVGGEIAGITGLILAVPVMAVLKVALQHFFAYYVKRKTI